In one window of Hyla sarda isolate aHylSar1 chromosome 1, aHylSar1.hap1, whole genome shotgun sequence DNA:
- the LOC130303623 gene encoding uncharacterized protein LOC130303623 isoform X2, whose translation MSMEAFDNLLSIVGPHLQRSHTHLRKAISPMERLLITLRYLATGESYASLHLQFRVGKSTLSGIVKETCTMIWQYMQPISLPSPNQERWLQAASGFQSVSYFPNCIGAVDGKHIRVQQPPGSGSRFYNYKKYFSVVLMVVADVQYKFIAIEVGAYGSSGDSRMLMYSEFGRHVLQNQVILPPPKPLPGTMNPLPYVFVSEEVSHFCRT comes from the exons ATGTCAATGGAGGCATTTGATAATCTTTTGTCCATTGTTGGACCACATCTTCAGCGTTCCCACACACATTTGCGCAAAGCAATCTCACCAATGGAGCGTCTGTTGATCACCTTGAG atatcTTGCGACTGGGGAGAGTTATGCCTCGTTACATTTGCAATTCCGTGTTGGCAAATCAACCCTCAGCGGTATTGTGAAGGAAACATGCACCATGATTTGGCAGTACATGCAGCCAATTTCGTTGCCCAGTCCAAACCAGGAGAGATGGCTTCAGGCAGCATCAGGATTTCAGTCTGTATCCTACTTTCCCAACTGCATAGGCGCTGTCGACGGTAAGCATATTCGTGTACAGCAGCCACCGGGATCAGGATCACGCTTCTACAATTATAAAAAGTATTTTTCTGTGGTCCTGATGGTGGTGGCTGATGTTCAGTACAAGTTTATTGCTATTGAAGTTGGCGCCTATGGCAGTAGCGGGGACTCACGGATGCTGATGTATTCAGAATTTGGCCGTCATGTCCTTCAAAATCAAGTCATTCTGCCTCCACCAAAGCCACTTCCTGGTACCATGAATCCACTTCCCTATGTTTTCGTCTCTGAGGAAGTTTCCCACTTCTGCCGAACCTGA
- the LOC130303623 gene encoding uncharacterized protein LOC130303623 isoform X1, whose amino-acid sequence MLRSEGICVYVSCKMFICLLHIYLFFKFYCSFPDKFYNFVRMSMEAFDNLLSIVGPHLQRSHTHLRKAISPMERLLITLRYLATGESYASLHLQFRVGKSTLSGIVKETCTMIWQYMQPISLPSPNQERWLQAASGFQSVSYFPNCIGAVDGKHIRVQQPPGSGSRFYNYKKYFSVVLMVVADVQYKFIAIEVGAYGSSGDSRMLMYSEFGRHVLQNQVILPPPKPLPGTMNPLPYVFVSEEVSHFCRT is encoded by the exons ATGCTGAGATCAGAAGGTATTTGTGTATATGTATCCTGTAAAATGTTTATATGTttgttacatatttatttattttttaaattctaTTGTAGTTTTCCGGATAAATTCTATAACTTTGTCCGTATGTCAATGGAGGCATTTGATAATCTTTTGTCCATTGTTGGACCACATCTTCAGCGTTCCCACACACATTTGCGCAAAGCAATCTCACCAATGGAGCGTCTGTTGATCACCTTGAG atatcTTGCGACTGGGGAGAGTTATGCCTCGTTACATTTGCAATTCCGTGTTGGCAAATCAACCCTCAGCGGTATTGTGAAGGAAACATGCACCATGATTTGGCAGTACATGCAGCCAATTTCGTTGCCCAGTCCAAACCAGGAGAGATGGCTTCAGGCAGCATCAGGATTTCAGTCTGTATCCTACTTTCCCAACTGCATAGGCGCTGTCGACGGTAAGCATATTCGTGTACAGCAGCCACCGGGATCAGGATCACGCTTCTACAATTATAAAAAGTATTTTTCTGTGGTCCTGATGGTGGTGGCTGATGTTCAGTACAAGTTTATTGCTATTGAAGTTGGCGCCTATGGCAGTAGCGGGGACTCACGGATGCTGATGTATTCAGAATTTGGCCGTCATGTCCTTCAAAATCAAGTCATTCTGCCTCCACCAAAGCCACTTCCTGGTACCATGAATCCACTTCCCTATGTTTTCGTCTCTGAGGAAGTTTCCCACTTCTGCCGAACCTGA